A genome region from Ralstonia solanacearum K60 includes the following:
- the mprA gene encoding MprA protease, GlyGly-CTERM protein-sorting domain-containing form: protein MTSLFSRSKRNLRTGTGLLGAALMLACHAVSAAGTAQPQYTGDLIIKWRDDTSGTQKPLSATEAGNRLLSVAQAAGSTLQVKRTLATDAQLMRTGLSDAASIEAAAAKVAQDARVAYVVPDRILYPTATPNDPLFSSQNNLQSPTVVAGGINVAAAWDITQGSSSLVVAVVDTGYTDHPDLSGKILPGYNFISDPARAGNSTGRGNDAHDTGDGVTSSDVSAISGCTSSDIANSTWHGTEVMSVLAAGTNNALDIAGVGWNTRIVPVRTSGKCGALLSDTVDGMLWAGGIAVSGVPANPNPARVVNISLGSVGSCSAAEQDAINRLAALGTVVVAAAGNEGGAVDAPANCSGAIAVTAHVDSGENASYANVGSQVALSAPGGGCANSQATSSGCTGPVSVIQADSNDGSYSLGNSVVKSVAGTSFSTPEVAGTIALMLSVQPQLSDAQILAGLQQTARAHPSGTYCAIRGGCGAGLLDTAGAVQYAQTTTPAGIGNGSSSSSSSGGGGGGGGGGGGGGGGGGAIEIAYAALLLAAGLAYRRRRKTTA from the coding sequence ATGACATCCCTCTTCTCCCGATCGAAGCGCAATCTGCGCACAGGCACAGGATTGCTGGGTGCGGCACTGATGCTGGCCTGCCACGCCGTGTCGGCCGCCGGCACTGCCCAACCGCAGTACACCGGCGACCTGATCATCAAGTGGCGCGATGACACCAGCGGCACGCAGAAACCGCTCTCCGCCACGGAGGCCGGCAATCGCCTGCTGTCGGTCGCGCAGGCCGCCGGCAGCACACTGCAGGTCAAGCGCACGCTGGCCACCGACGCCCAACTGATGCGTACCGGGCTGTCCGATGCGGCCAGCATCGAGGCCGCCGCGGCCAAGGTCGCGCAGGATGCGCGGGTGGCCTATGTCGTGCCGGACCGCATCCTGTACCCGACCGCGACGCCCAACGACCCGCTGTTCAGTTCGCAGAACAACCTGCAGAGCCCGACCGTGGTGGCCGGCGGCATCAATGTCGCGGCGGCGTGGGACATCACGCAGGGATCGTCCAGCCTGGTCGTGGCGGTGGTCGATACCGGCTATACCGACCATCCCGACCTGTCCGGCAAGATCCTGCCCGGCTACAACTTCATCTCGGACCCCGCCCGTGCCGGTAACAGCACTGGCCGGGGCAACGATGCACACGACACCGGCGACGGCGTGACCAGCTCCGATGTCTCCGCGATCAGCGGCTGCACCAGCAGCGATATCGCCAACAGCACCTGGCACGGCACGGAAGTGATGAGCGTGCTGGCCGCCGGCACCAACAACGCGCTCGATATCGCCGGCGTGGGCTGGAACACCCGCATCGTGCCGGTGCGCACGTCGGGCAAGTGCGGCGCGCTGCTGTCCGATACGGTGGACGGCATGCTGTGGGCCGGCGGGATTGCGGTGTCGGGCGTGCCGGCCAACCCCAACCCGGCGCGCGTGGTCAACATAAGCCTGGGCAGCGTCGGCAGTTGTTCGGCGGCGGAGCAGGATGCGATCAACCGGCTGGCCGCGCTCGGCACCGTGGTCGTGGCGGCGGCGGGCAACGAAGGCGGTGCGGTCGATGCGCCCGCCAATTGCAGCGGCGCCATTGCCGTCACGGCGCACGTCGACAGCGGCGAGAACGCGAGCTACGCCAACGTCGGCTCCCAGGTGGCACTCAGCGCGCCCGGCGGCGGCTGTGCCAACTCGCAGGCGACAAGCAGCGGCTGCACCGGCCCCGTGTCCGTGATCCAGGCCGACTCGAATGACGGGTCGTACAGCCTGGGCAACTCTGTGGTCAAGTCCGTGGCCGGCACCAGCTTCTCCACGCCCGAGGTGGCCGGCACGATCGCGCTGATGCTCAGCGTGCAGCCGCAGTTGTCGGACGCGCAGATCCTGGCCGGTCTGCAGCAGACCGCACGCGCGCATCCGAGCGGCACCTATTGCGCGATCCGGGGCGGCTGCGGCGCAGGCCTGCTCGATACGGCAGGCGCGGTGCAATACGCGCAGACGACGACGCCGGCCGGGATCGGCAACGGCTCGTCGAGTTCGAGCAGCAGCGGCGGCGGTGGCGGTGGCGGTGGCGGTGGCGGTGGCGGTGGCGGTGGCGGTGGCGCGATCGAAATCGCCTACGCGGCATTGCTGCTGGCGGCCGGCTTGGCATACCGCCGTCGACGCAAAACCACAGCCTGA
- the hutU gene encoding urocanate hydratase yields the protein MNTMTDAAHLAADPRYDASREIRAPRGTELHCKSWLTEAAYRMLQNNLDPDVAENPKHLVVYGGIGRAARDWACFDKILETLRTLNDDESLLVQSGKPVGVFRTHPDAPRVLIANSNLVPKWADWAHFNELDRRGLFMYGQMTAGSWIYIGSQGIVQGTYETFAEAGRQHYSDRPSALLKPGRSPGETAPGAQVPGGNLAGRWILTAGLGGMGGAQPLAATLAGAVSLTIECQQSSIDFRLRTRYLDKQARDIDDALNLIRHHCERGEAVSIGLLGNAAEILPELVKRARAGGLKPDLVTDQTSAHDLVNGYLPVGWTVEQWRAAQRDPSQHARLTEAAAGSCAVHVQAMLDFQAMGIPTVDYGNNIRQVAFDRGVKNAFDFPGFVPAYIRPLFCEGRGPFRWVALSGDPEDIYKTDAKIKELFPHNTHVHRWLDMARERIAFQGLPARICWLGLGERHLAGLAFNEMVRTGELKAPVVIGRDHLDTGSVASPNRETEAMRDGTDAVSDWPLLNALLNTAGGATWVSLHHGGGVGMGYSQHAGVVIVADGTEAAARRLARVLVNDAGSGVMRHADAGYETAIACAKRNGLKLPMIG from the coding sequence ATGAACACCATGACCGACGCCGCGCACCTGGCCGCCGATCCGCGCTATGACGCTTCGCGCGAGATCCGGGCGCCGCGCGGCACCGAGCTGCACTGCAAGAGCTGGCTGACCGAGGCCGCCTACCGCATGCTGCAGAACAACCTCGACCCGGACGTGGCCGAGAATCCCAAGCACCTCGTCGTCTACGGCGGCATCGGCCGCGCCGCGCGCGACTGGGCCTGCTTCGACAAGATCCTGGAGACGCTGCGCACGCTGAACGACGACGAATCGCTGCTGGTGCAGTCCGGCAAGCCCGTCGGCGTGTTCAGGACGCATCCGGATGCGCCGCGCGTGCTGATCGCCAACTCGAACCTAGTGCCCAAGTGGGCCGACTGGGCGCACTTCAACGAACTGGACCGCAGGGGCCTGTTCATGTACGGCCAGATGACCGCCGGCAGCTGGATCTACATCGGCAGCCAGGGCATCGTGCAGGGCACCTACGAAACCTTCGCCGAGGCCGGCCGCCAGCACTATTCGGACCGCCCGTCGGCCTTGTTGAAACCAGGCCGCTCCCCCGGGGAGACGGCACCCGGCGCCCAGGTGCCCGGCGGCAACCTCGCCGGCCGCTGGATCCTGACCGCCGGCCTGGGCGGCATGGGCGGCGCGCAACCGCTGGCCGCCACGCTGGCCGGCGCGGTGTCGCTCACCATCGAGTGCCAGCAGTCCAGCATCGACTTCCGCCTGCGCACGCGCTACCTCGACAAGCAGGCCAGGGACATCGACGACGCACTCAACCTGATCCGCCACCATTGCGAGCGCGGCGAGGCGGTCTCCATCGGCCTGCTCGGCAATGCCGCGGAGATCCTGCCGGAGCTGGTCAAGCGTGCCCGCGCCGGCGGCCTCAAGCCCGATCTGGTGACCGACCAGACCTCGGCGCACGATCTGGTCAACGGTTACCTGCCGGTGGGCTGGACGGTCGAGCAATGGCGCGCTGCGCAACGCGATCCGTCGCAACACGCCCGCCTGACCGAGGCGGCCGCCGGGTCCTGTGCCGTGCACGTGCAGGCCATGCTCGATTTCCAGGCGATGGGCATTCCGACCGTCGACTACGGCAACAACATCCGCCAGGTCGCGTTCGACCGGGGCGTGAAGAACGCCTTCGACTTCCCCGGCTTCGTGCCGGCCTACATCCGCCCGCTGTTCTGCGAGGGCCGGGGCCCGTTCCGCTGGGTTGCCCTGTCGGGCGATCCGGAAGACATCTACAAGACCGACGCCAAGATCAAGGAACTCTTCCCGCACAACACGCACGTGCACCGCTGGCTCGACATGGCGCGCGAGCGCATCGCCTTCCAGGGCCTGCCCGCGCGCATCTGCTGGCTGGGCCTGGGCGAGCGCCACCTGGCGGGCCTGGCCTTCAACGAGATGGTGCGCACGGGCGAGCTGAAGGCGCCTGTCGTGATCGGGCGCGATCACCTCGACACCGGCTCCGTCGCCAGCCCCAACCGCGAGACCGAAGCCATGCGCGACGGCACCGACGCCGTGTCGGACTGGCCGCTGCTCAACGCGCTGCTGAACACCGCGGGCGGCGCGACCTGGGTGTCGCTGCACCACGGCGGCGGCGTCGGCATGGGGTACTCGCAGCACGCGGGTGTCGTGATCGTCGCGGACGGCACCGAGGCGGCGGCCCGGCGCCTCGCGCGCGTGCTGGTCAACGACGCGGGCTCGGGCGTGATGCGCCACGCCGATGCCGGCTACGAAACCGCCATCGCCTGCGCCAAGCGCAACGGCCTCAAATTGCCCATGATTGGTTAA
- the hutC gene encoding histidine utilization repressor, with the protein MPPRQSAPAPAFLRIKEDILSRIRSGEWQEGEMIPGETSLAQTFGVSRMTVNRALRELTAEQILTRVQGSGTFVAQQKYQATLVAIRNIAEEIAARGHRHRAELHRLERVRATEGMAAPFGLAVGRTLFHSLIVHFENDLPIQVEDRWVNAELAPDYMEQDFTQTTPNAYLMRAAPLQGVEYRIEARLPPREIAEMLHMDVREACLMLRRKTLSQGQVASVATMWHPGGRYQFTGSF; encoded by the coding sequence ATGCCTCCGCGCCAATCCGCTCCCGCCCCTGCTTTCCTGCGCATCAAGGAAGACATCCTGTCGCGCATCCGCAGCGGCGAATGGCAGGAAGGCGAAATGATTCCGGGGGAGACCTCGCTGGCGCAGACCTTCGGCGTCTCGCGCATGACGGTCAACCGCGCGCTGCGCGAGCTGACCGCCGAGCAGATCCTCACGCGCGTACAGGGGTCGGGCACCTTCGTGGCGCAGCAGAAGTACCAGGCGACGCTGGTGGCGATCCGCAACATCGCCGAGGAGATCGCCGCGCGCGGCCACCGGCACCGCGCCGAGCTGCACAGGCTCGAGCGCGTGCGCGCCACCGAGGGGATGGCCGCGCCGTTCGGCTTGGCCGTAGGGCGCACGCTGTTCCACTCGCTGATCGTCCACTTCGAGAACGACCTGCCGATCCAGGTGGAAGACCGCTGGGTCAACGCCGAGCTGGCGCCCGACTACATGGAGCAGGATTTCACGCAGACCACGCCCAATGCCTACCTGATGCGGGCGGCCCCGCTGCAGGGCGTGGAGTACCGGATCGAGGCACGGCTGCCGCCGCGCGAGATCGCCGAGATGCTGCACATGGACGTGCGCGAGGCGTGCCTGATGCTGCGGCGCAAGACGCTGTCGCAGGGACAGGTCGCCTCGGTGGCGACCATGTGGCACCCGGGCGGGCGGTATCAGTTCACGGGGAGTTTCTGA
- a CDS encoding NAD kinase gives MSISPSPVASRANATSPFKTVALVGRYSAANIAVPLQELASCIAAQGHDIVFERETALNIGVQDYPALPPDEMARHADVAVVLGGDGTLLGIGRHLAGASVPVIGVNHGRLGFMTDIPFEDVHDVLPDMLAGHYEAETRTLLQAQVVRDDEIIFSALAFNDVVVNRSGFSGMVELAVSVDGFFMYNQRSDGLIVSTPTGSTAYALSAGGPILHPALSGLVLVPIAPHALSNRPIVIPHDAEVVIQVTSGREASVNFDMQSLTSLLPGDRIVVRRSERTVRLLHPVGYNYYATLRKKLHWHEYPTEDNRL, from the coding sequence ATGTCGATCTCGCCATCCCCTGTGGCTTCCCGCGCGAACGCCACTTCGCCTTTCAAGACCGTCGCGCTGGTCGGCCGCTATTCGGCCGCCAATATTGCTGTTCCGCTGCAGGAACTGGCATCGTGCATCGCCGCACAGGGCCACGATATCGTTTTCGAGCGGGAAACCGCCCTGAACATCGGAGTCCAGGACTACCCGGCCCTGCCGCCCGACGAAATGGCGCGCCATGCCGATGTGGCCGTGGTACTGGGCGGCGACGGTACGCTGCTCGGCATCGGCCGGCACCTGGCCGGGGCGTCGGTGCCGGTCATCGGGGTCAACCACGGCCGGCTCGGCTTCATGACGGACATCCCGTTCGAAGATGTGCACGACGTGCTGCCCGACATGCTGGCCGGCCACTACGAGGCCGAGACCCGCACGCTGCTGCAGGCCCAGGTGGTGCGCGACGACGAGATCATCTTCTCCGCCCTGGCCTTCAACGACGTGGTGGTCAACCGCTCGGGCTTTTCCGGCATGGTCGAGCTGGCGGTGTCGGTCGACGGCTTCTTCATGTACAACCAGCGCTCGGACGGCCTGATCGTCTCCACGCCTACCGGGTCGACGGCCTATGCGCTGTCGGCGGGCGGGCCGATCCTGCACCCGGCGCTGTCGGGCCTGGTGCTGGTGCCGATCGCGCCGCACGCGCTGTCCAACCGCCCCATCGTCATTCCGCACGACGCCGAGGTCGTCATTCAGGTCACCAGCGGGCGCGAAGCCAGCGTCAATTTCGACATGCAGTCGCTCACCTCGCTGCTGCCGGGCGACCGCATCGTGGTGCGCCGCTCTGAGCGCACCGTGCGGCTGCTGCACCCGGTCGGCTACAACTACTACGCCACGCTGCGCAAGAAACTGCACTGGCACGAGTACCCGACCGAAGACAACCGGCTGTAA
- the recN gene encoding DNA repair protein RecN, translating to MLRSLTIRDFVIVHALDLDLADGFTVFTGETGAGKSILIDALALTLGERADAAVVREGAPRADITAAFDTHPQVAAWLETHELHGDDGAILLRRTIDAAGRSKAFINGAAVTLAQLREVGEQLVDIHGQHAHQLLLKTDAQRRLLDAHAGLEDEVRVVGERYRAWQAVVRLREAAEQQSREAQLERERVEWQVNELQKLAPQPGEWEEVQAEHHRLSHAASLIEGTRAALDTLSESDGAVLTQLGAAVHGLQALAEIDPALADVLAALEPAQVQVQEAVHSLARYADRAELDPDRLAEVDARLQALHTMARKYRVAPETLPAELAQRQAQLAALQAASDLDALQTQEAQTHTAYLQAAQALSRGRAKAARELAGAVTGAMQGLSMAGGRFDIALHPLEQGGAAGLEQVECLVAGHAGVSPRPLAKVASGGELARISLAISVIASEASPTPTLIFDEVDSGIGGAVAEVVGRRLRELGTRRQVLCVTHLPQVAALANHHVQVAKQTVGGSTRSDLVVLDATGRIDEIARMLGGASLTDTTRRHADEMLAAGRAHPAPAPAGQRKSRRAAQ from the coding sequence ATGCTGCGCAGCCTGACCATCCGCGATTTCGTCATCGTCCACGCCCTGGACCTCGACCTGGCCGACGGCTTTACCGTGTTCACGGGCGAGACCGGCGCCGGCAAATCCATCCTGATCGACGCGCTGGCATTGACCCTCGGTGAACGCGCCGACGCCGCAGTGGTGCGCGAGGGCGCGCCGCGCGCCGACATCACCGCCGCGTTCGACACGCACCCGCAGGTGGCCGCCTGGCTGGAAACCCATGAACTGCATGGCGACGATGGCGCCATCCTGCTGCGCCGCACGATCGATGCGGCCGGCCGCAGCAAGGCCTTCATCAACGGCGCCGCTGTCACGCTGGCCCAGCTGCGCGAGGTCGGCGAACAACTGGTCGACATCCATGGCCAGCATGCGCACCAGTTGCTGCTCAAGACCGATGCCCAGCGCCGCCTGCTCGACGCCCATGCGGGCCTGGAAGACGAGGTGCGCGTGGTCGGCGAGCGGTATCGCGCGTGGCAGGCGGTGGTCCGCCTGCGCGAGGCCGCCGAACAGCAATCGCGCGAAGCCCAGCTCGAGCGCGAGCGCGTGGAATGGCAGGTCAACGAGTTGCAAAAGCTCGCCCCGCAGCCGGGCGAGTGGGAAGAGGTCCAGGCCGAGCATCACCGCCTGTCGCACGCGGCCAGCCTGATCGAAGGCACACGCGCGGCGCTGGATACGCTGTCCGAATCGGACGGCGCCGTGCTCACGCAGCTCGGCGCCGCGGTGCACGGCCTGCAGGCCCTGGCCGAGATCGACCCGGCACTGGCCGACGTGCTGGCCGCGCTGGAACCCGCGCAGGTGCAGGTCCAGGAGGCCGTGCATTCGCTGGCGCGCTATGCCGACCGCGCCGAACTGGATCCGGACCGCCTGGCCGAGGTCGACGCGCGCCTGCAGGCGCTGCACACCATGGCACGCAAGTACCGTGTCGCACCCGAGACCCTGCCCGCCGAGCTCGCGCAGCGGCAGGCGCAACTGGCCGCGTTGCAGGCGGCGTCCGACCTGGACGCGCTGCAGACTCAAGAAGCGCAGACCCATACGGCCTATCTGCAAGCCGCGCAGGCACTGTCGCGCGGGCGCGCCAAGGCCGCGCGCGAGCTGGCCGGCGCCGTGACCGGTGCCATGCAAGGGCTGTCGATGGCCGGCGGCCGGTTCGACATCGCGCTGCATCCGCTGGAACAGGGGGGCGCGGCCGGGCTGGAACAGGTCGAATGCCTGGTCGCCGGACATGCGGGCGTGTCGCCGCGCCCGCTGGCCAAGGTGGCCTCGGGCGGCGAACTGGCGCGGATCAGCCTGGCGATCTCGGTGATCGCCAGTGAGGCCAGTCCGACCCCGACGCTGATCTTCGACGAGGTCGATTCCGGCATCGGTGGCGCGGTGGCCGAGGTGGTCGGCAGGCGCCTGCGCGAGCTGGGCACGCGCCGCCAGGTGCTGTGCGTGACCCACCTGCCGCAGGTGGCCGCGCTGGCCAACCACCATGTGCAGGTCGCCAAGCAGACCGTGGGCGGCAGCACGCGCTCCGACCTGGTGGTGCTCGATGCCACCGGCCGCATCGACGAGATCGCCCGCATGCTGGGCGGCGCGTCGCTGACCGACACCACGCGCCGCCATGCCGACGAAATGCTCGCCGCGGGCCGGGCGCACCCGGCACCTGCGCCCGCCGGGCAGCGGAAATCCCGGCGCGCGGCCCAGTGA
- the mprA gene encoding MprA protease, GlyGly-CTERM protein-sorting domain-containing form, with protein sequence MKTLVPGGIVRALVALGLMSYHAVPALATGKAGTTDTRLQWVTQLIVKEKSGTSSTLKTQSVAADVATVQRWSAAAQLPVTYKRAMSGGAHVVTLPKVMSVTDAQTVATRMASTGQFEYVSPDTILRPASTPADPWFANQWNLLPGTGTVNTVTTTSGATAANGATTKGGANLTTAWDTTKGSNAATVTIVDTGILAGHADLSGATIQPGYDFISNTALTGTPDPVTNLSIPNGFVENDATASRDSDPTDPGDWVSTSDAANYPSFCGTSATDSSWHGTFVTGQIAAQHNAIGVAGVAPGVSVQMARALGKCGGASSDIIDAITWAAGGTVPGVATNATRAKVINLSLGGTTACTTAQQSAITAARALGAAIVVATGNEAQTSAIDAPASCSGTIAVTAHTLEGDNANYANVGSGTTLSAPGGGNGSTITGLGALVPSTSNSGTTTAGGDTYVGEEGTSMAAPHVTGVAALMLSVNSALTPDQIKAILQQSSRPFPPDTFCAAHAGVCGAGMLDAGSAIAQAQGAPTVHASTSASSVTTGTQVTLTAVGGAGYGKTVSSLSWVQTSGTAITATTSGPDSTGNATATFTPTTAGTYTFTVTLTANDGTTASDTTSLTVTAASTSGGTGGSTGGRTGTLPFSGGTSGIGTLNINGGGGLLPLWLGGLLLAAGAFGFQRRKRA encoded by the coding sequence ATGAAGACGTTGGTTCCCGGGGGTATCGTCCGCGCGCTGGTTGCGCTCGGACTGATGTCGTATCACGCCGTGCCTGCCTTGGCGACGGGCAAGGCAGGCACAACGGATACACGGCTGCAATGGGTGACGCAGCTGATTGTTAAGGAAAAGAGCGGAACGAGCAGCACGCTCAAGACACAATCGGTTGCCGCGGATGTGGCAACGGTGCAACGCTGGTCGGCCGCCGCCCAACTGCCCGTGACGTACAAGCGCGCCATGTCGGGCGGTGCCCATGTGGTGACGCTGCCGAAGGTGATGTCGGTGACCGACGCGCAAACGGTGGCGACACGCATGGCATCCACCGGCCAGTTCGAGTATGTGTCGCCGGACACCATCCTGCGGCCGGCCTCCACACCGGCCGACCCCTGGTTCGCCAACCAGTGGAACCTGTTGCCCGGCACCGGTACGGTGAACACCGTCACCACCACCAGCGGCGCTACCGCGGCCAACGGTGCCACCACCAAGGGTGGCGCCAACCTGACCACGGCGTGGGACACGACCAAGGGCTCGAACGCCGCGACGGTGACGATCGTCGATACCGGGATACTCGCCGGCCACGCCGATCTGTCGGGGGCCACGATCCAGCCCGGCTATGACTTCATCAGCAACACCGCGCTGACCGGCACGCCGGACCCCGTCACCAACCTGTCGATTCCCAACGGCTTCGTGGAAAACGACGCGACGGCCAGCCGCGACAGCGATCCCACCGACCCCGGCGACTGGGTCAGCACCTCGGACGCCGCCAACTACCCCAGCTTCTGCGGCACCTCGGCCACGGACAGCAGCTGGCACGGCACCTTCGTCACCGGCCAGATCGCCGCCCAGCACAACGCCATTGGCGTGGCCGGCGTGGCACCCGGTGTCAGCGTGCAGATGGCGCGCGCACTGGGCAAGTGCGGCGGCGCCAGCTCCGACATCATCGACGCCATCACCTGGGCGGCCGGCGGTACCGTTCCGGGCGTGGCGACCAACGCAACGCGCGCCAAGGTGATCAACCTGAGCCTGGGTGGCACCACCGCCTGCACCACGGCGCAACAAAGCGCGATCACGGCGGCACGCGCGCTCGGCGCAGCCATTGTGGTAGCCACCGGCAATGAGGCACAGACTTCCGCGATCGACGCCCCGGCGAGCTGCTCGGGCACGATCGCGGTGACGGCCCACACCCTCGAGGGGGACAACGCCAATTACGCCAACGTCGGCTCGGGCACCACCCTGAGCGCCCCAGGCGGCGGCAACGGTTCAACCATCACGGGCCTTGGCGCACTGGTGCCGTCGACATCGAACAGCGGCACGACCACCGCCGGCGGGGACACGTATGTGGGCGAAGAAGGCACGTCAATGGCCGCGCCCCACGTCACGGGCGTCGCGGCACTGATGCTGTCGGTCAACTCTGCGCTGACGCCGGACCAGATCAAGGCCATCCTCCAGCAGTCGTCGCGACCGTTCCCGCCGGATACGTTCTGTGCCGCGCACGCGGGCGTGTGCGGCGCCGGCATGCTCGACGCAGGCTCCGCCATCGCTCAAGCCCAGGGCGCGCCGACCGTGCATGCGTCGACGTCCGCCAGCTCGGTCACGACCGGCACGCAGGTCACCCTGACGGCGGTGGGTGGCGCAGGCTACGGCAAGACGGTCAGCAGCCTGAGCTGGGTCCAGACCAGCGGTACGGCGATCACCGCCACGACCAGCGGCCCGGACTCGACCGGCAACGCCACGGCAACGTTCACGCCGACGACCGCCGGCACATACACCTTTACCGTCACACTGACCGCGAACGATGGCACCACGGCCAGCGACACCACCAGCCTCACGGTCACGGCCGCGTCGACCTCGGGTGGCACGGGTGGCAGCACCGGTGGCCGCACTGGCACGCTGCCCTTCTCCGGCGGCACCAGCGGCATCGGTACGCTGAACATCAACGGCGGCGGCGGCCTGCTGCCGCTGTGGCTCGGTGGCCTGCTGCTGGCGGCCGGCGCCTTCGGCTTCCAGCGCCGCAAGCGCGCTTGA
- the hrcA gene encoding heat-inducible transcriptional repressor HrcA → MDKRATLLLKTLIERYIAEGQPVGSRTLSKYSGLDLSPATIRNVMSDLEEMGFIASPHTSAGRVPTPRGYRLFVDTMLTASPLDTLGPYDRMAQQIAGTIAEQVRAQLASHGSESSQRVIAAAAQTLSNLSQFAGIVMTPRRTHAFRQIEFLRLSETRILLIVVTPEGDVQNRIIHTDTPYTPSQLVEAANYINAHYGGMTFDAVRERLRGELNALQADMTSLMQAAVEAGSSAVSDEEPVVISGERKLLEVEDLSSSMDKLRRLFAVFEQKTGLLQLLDVSSRAEGVQIFIGGESSLVPHEDMAVITAPYEVDGKIVGTLGVIGPMRMAYERVIPIVDITAKLLSSTLSQH, encoded by the coding sequence ATGGACAAACGCGCCACCCTCCTCCTCAAGACGCTGATCGAGCGCTACATCGCCGAGGGCCAGCCCGTGGGCTCGCGTACCCTGTCGAAGTATTCCGGGCTCGATCTGTCGCCGGCCACCATCCGTAACGTGATGTCCGACCTGGAGGAGATGGGCTTCATCGCCAGCCCGCACACCTCGGCCGGACGCGTGCCGACGCCGCGCGGCTACCGCCTCTTCGTCGATACCATGCTGACGGCCAGCCCGCTGGACACGCTCGGCCCGTACGACCGCATGGCGCAGCAGATCGCCGGCACGATCGCCGAGCAGGTGCGCGCGCAGCTCGCCTCGCACGGGTCGGAGTCGTCGCAGCGGGTGATCGCGGCGGCGGCGCAGACGCTGTCCAACCTGTCGCAGTTCGCCGGCATCGTGATGACGCCGCGCCGCACGCATGCCTTCCGGCAGATCGAATTCCTGCGGCTGTCCGAGACGCGCATCCTGTTGATCGTCGTCACGCCCGAGGGCGACGTGCAGAACCGCATCATCCATACCGATACGCCGTACACCCCATCGCAACTGGTGGAGGCGGCCAACTACATCAACGCGCACTACGGCGGCATGACCTTCGACGCGGTGCGCGAACGCCTGCGCGGCGAGCTGAACGCGCTGCAGGCCGACATGACCTCGCTGATGCAGGCGGCCGTGGAGGCGGGCAGCAGCGCCGTGTCGGACGAAGAACCGGTGGTCATCTCCGGCGAGCGCAAGCTGCTGGAGGTGGAAGACCTGTCCTCCTCGATGGACAAGCTGCGCCGGCTGTTCGCCGTGTTCGAGCAGAAGACCGGCCTGCTGCAGTTGCTCGACGTGTCCAGCCGCGCCGAGGGCGTGCAGATTTTCATCGGCGGCGAGAGCAGCCTGGTGCCGCACGAAGACATGGCGGTCATCACCGCGCCGTACGAGGTGGACGGCAAGATCGTCGGCACGCTGGGCGTGATCGGGCCGATGCGCATGGCCTACGAGCGCGTGATCCCGATCGTGGACATCACCGCCAAGCTGCTGTCCAGCACGCTCAGCCAGCATTGA